The Fluviispira vulneris sequence AACTCTGCCTCTAAATGAACTTTTTTAGAATTTAAAATATCGCAGAGTTTATATTGATCTTTTAAAGAATGTGATGCAATGATTTCTTTTTCGAGTTCTTCAATGACAAGCATTGTTCTCCATCCAATTTCTTTCTTGCTCCGCAATATATCCCCATAAATATGATCTCCAACATAAAGAATTTCTGATCCAGTTTTGGTTCCTAATATATCATAAAGCAATTTAAAATGCCCTCCTTGATAGACTGTAGGATATTCCTTATTGTTTTTTTTAAAATGGATGAGATCAGTATTTATAAGGTGACCTGTTTTCAAATCAACTTCATATAATGGATTTTTCGCCATAAAAAAAGCAGGCTTATGCGCTCCTGTAATGATGACATCAAAATAGTTTGTCCAACTATGATTCAATTCTTTTTTATGATTTCCTAATAAATAATTCATTACAATATTCGTATAATCCCAAAGACTATTTGTAACAATAAAAACTTTTCGTCCTGATTCTCGTAAATCTTTTAAAATTGAAGACAAATATTTATCTAATATAATATATTTTCCAGGATTTTCTGCTACACGGTGCTTTATACTTCCATCTCGGTGGCATAAATCAATACATTTTCTAACATCATTATAAAAATCAAGAAAATTTTTATTTTGTAATTTTGTGCTTTTGTCTTTATAGTCAACAAGTTGAGCAAATAAAAAGGCTTCAGCGAGTGAAAATAAAGTGTCTATCAAGGCAAAATTGGGTTCCTCGTAAATAATTACATTTTCGACATCATAGAGTTTGCGCCTTTCATCTCTCGTTAATTCACGAAAGCCATGATAAGCAACCTTAACGTAACGATGTCGATCCATTTTTAAAATATTGCCTCGTATTTTATCGATAACAAGACCACGTATCATATAGGTATGATCAAATTGCCAAGTTGAAATTTCTTTAGGATAACCCATCTCAACAAGTTTTTTTAAAGTTTCTTCATAAGCAAGTTTTTCAAATGTTTCAGGTTTATAAAGCGCAAGGGTATAATCCATATCAAACCCAACAGCTTTTATCGATTTCATATTTAATGAGCGATTGCAAAATATCTTTTCATGTACAGGTATATCATCTAAATTTTCGGGAAACATTCAAACTTCTCCTTGTGATATGACAACATCTCAAAGAGAAGTTGTCTATTTAAGAGTAATACTTTCCAAAGCGATTGCCTATACACTTATTATAAGAAATATCTTCTTGACGGATGAAACCATGCGCAGGAAGTTGAGCTGTAGCATGTATATCGAGAACAGAACATATGCCTGCTGCAGTCGTGATTTGTATAGCGCCCCAATGTTCTCCACCAATTTCTGCATGATATATTTTCTTAGCGTAGCTTTGTTGTGTGAAGCGCCCTTCTTTTTCTCCTGTTACAGTAACAAAAATAATAACTACATCTTGTGAGGTGTGAGGTAAGGATCTTTCAAAAACTTTTTTTAAGCCTTCTCTATCATCTATAAATTTTAAGTCATGTAGGAGAGTGCAAAGAATATCTCGATGACCTGGGTAACGTATAGATTTATAATCCATATGTGTTACTTTACCAGCTAAACTCTCTGCTAAAGTACCAAGACCTCCTGAAGTATTAAATGCCTCGTATTCTTCTCCATCAATACTTAAGTATTCTAAACCTTCTAGGGCAGGAACAGCTTCTAATTTGCCATCGGAAATGATTTCGCAGGGATTGCAATACTCATTAATAAGACCTTCTGTGCTCCAAGTTAAATTATATTTTAATCGATTGTGAGGATACATTGGCAATGCTCCCACTCTCATTTTAACTGTGTTTACTTTATCAAATTGATTTGCTAAATGATTTGTAACAATTGTGATAAAACCAGGTGCCAAACCACACTGTGGAATAAATGCACTCTGAGCTTCTTTTGCAAGTTCTTTTATTGCTGCTGTGGTTTTCACATCTTCAGTGAGATCTAAATAATGAACTTTTAATTTTTTAGCAACTTCTGCGATACCAATATTGCAATAAAAAGGCGCGCAGCTTAAGATATAATCCTTACCAGTTAGAACACGTTCAATGTCTCTTTGTGACATGAAATCTGCTGTGTCATAATCGACATTTCTGAGTATTTTTCCACTAGTAGGCGATGTCGCTGCAATCTGAGCAGCATTTTTATTGGAGTCTATGACTGTGACGTGATAATCGTCGGATTGTGAGAGCATGTGAACTACCAATTTTCCAATTTTGCCTGCTCCAAAAACGGCAACATTTTTTTTCAACGACATTGTCATTCTCCTCTAATATTTAAAATGGCTCTTGATCAGATCTATATGATCCGTGGTAACTGTGAATTGGTATTTTTGTCATTTAGCTTTGCATTGGTCAAGGAGTTTAACAGTGAAAGAGGAGTTAGATTTGAATAAAGGCAGTCATTTTCGCTTTTGGGATTCTTTGTCTGAAGATAAGAAAGCTGAAAATATTAAGAAAATTCAAAGTAAAATTGGTGTGCATTCTGAAATTGGAAAGTTACGCAAAGTATTTTTGCACAGTCCAGGACAAGAAGTTGAGTCAATGACTCCTAAAAGTGCATCGGAATTATTATATAATGATATCATTTATTATAAAAATATTGTTGCAGGGCATGCA is a genomic window containing:
- a CDS encoding HAD-IG family 5'-nucleotidase, whose amino-acid sequence is MFPENLDDIPVHEKIFCNRSLNMKSIKAVGFDMDYTLALYKPETFEKLAYEETLKKLVEMGYPKEISTWQFDHTYMIRGLVIDKIRGNILKMDRHRYVKVAYHGFRELTRDERRKLYDVENVIIYEEPNFALIDTLFSLAEAFLFAQLVDYKDKSTKLQNKNFLDFYNDVRKCIDLCHRDGSIKHRVAENPGKYIILDKYLSSILKDLRESGRKVFIVTNSLWDYTNIVMNYLLGNHKKELNHSWTNYFDVIITGAHKPAFFMAKNPLYEVDLKTGHLINTDLIHFKKNNKEYPTVYQGGHFKLLYDILGTKTGSEILYVGDHIYGDILRSKKEIGWRTMLVIEELEKEIIASHSLKDQYKLCDILNSKKVHLEAEFERLQLLEKSQKKSKNKILDDADKNVKKAGYDLLKLRELEKKEIRTYHLKLHPIWGELMKTGRQNSRFAAQVENYACLYTSKLSNIRHYGSHKNFRAVRDFMPHDLNE
- a CDS encoding saccharopine dehydrogenase family protein codes for the protein MSLKKNVAVFGAGKIGKLVVHMLSQSDDYHVTVIDSNKNAAQIAATSPTSGKILRNVDYDTADFMSQRDIERVLTGKDYILSCAPFYCNIGIAEVAKKLKVHYLDLTEDVKTTAAIKELAKEAQSAFIPQCGLAPGFITIVTNHLANQFDKVNTVKMRVGALPMYPHNRLKYNLTWSTEGLINEYCNPCEIISDGKLEAVPALEGLEYLSIDGEEYEAFNTSGGLGTLAESLAGKVTHMDYKSIRYPGHRDILCTLLHDLKFIDDREGLKKVFERSLPHTSQDVVIIFVTVTGEKEGRFTQQSYAKKIYHAEIGGEHWGAIQITTAAGICSVLDIHATAQLPAHGFIRQEDISYNKCIGNRFGKYYS